One Verrucomicrobiota bacterium JB022 genomic region harbors:
- a CDS encoding LutB/LldF family L-lactate oxidation iron-sulfur protein: protein MKKQEIDSFSEVLAADVRESVHSGSASGVTKRREVLVADFPDANAIRRLAGQIKQHTIEHLDKYLEQAERSLTANGVKVHFAWDGASAKEAIVKILEARKAHTICKSKSMASEEIELNDYLTDKGYDIVETDLGEFILQLDNDHPSHVVKPIIHKNRRQIATTFEKHGLGAYNDEPEVITQRARKFLRKKYLQGEVTMTGGNFISAESGRMVIVTNEGNSRFGLAGAKCHIALIGIEKLVPTDRDLGVMLNLLGRSATGQQLTVYTEFVSGPRSAEQPEGPEEMHVILFNNNRTEVLASDCREILRCIRCGACMNVCPVYRQSSGHAYRSVYPGPLGAVLSPLLAGKARFPELADLPKASSLCGACQEVCPVDIPIPDLLLRLRNRAKLEKAGKAAIGTPDMTLWATLATHPTAWRTAMKSANLLNGLPYDVLPLAPLRAWSKQRTLPRWEGGKFRAWMKDRKQGDKS, encoded by the coding sequence ATGAAAAAGCAGGAAATCGACAGCTTTTCCGAGGTCTTGGCCGCCGACGTGCGCGAATCGGTCCACTCCGGCTCCGCCTCGGGGGTGACGAAACGGCGCGAGGTGCTCGTGGCCGACTTTCCCGACGCCAACGCGATCCGTCGCCTGGCCGGGCAGATCAAGCAGCACACGATCGAGCACCTCGACAAGTATCTGGAGCAGGCCGAGCGCAGCCTCACGGCCAACGGCGTGAAGGTCCACTTTGCCTGGGACGGTGCTTCGGCCAAGGAGGCGATCGTCAAGATCCTGGAAGCGCGGAAGGCTCACACCATCTGCAAGTCCAAGAGCATGGCGAGCGAGGAAATCGAGCTGAACGATTACCTCACCGACAAGGGTTACGACATCGTCGAGACCGACCTGGGCGAGTTCATCCTGCAGCTCGACAACGATCACCCGAGCCACGTCGTCAAGCCGATCATCCACAAGAACCGCCGTCAGATCGCGACCACGTTTGAAAAGCACGGCCTCGGCGCTTATAACGACGAGCCAGAGGTGATCACGCAGCGTGCCCGCAAGTTTCTGCGCAAGAAATACCTGCAGGGCGAAGTGACCATGACGGGCGGCAACTTCATCTCGGCCGAGAGCGGTCGGATGGTCATCGTGACCAATGAGGGCAACTCCCGTTTCGGCCTCGCCGGCGCCAAATGCCACATCGCCTTGATCGGCATCGAAAAGCTGGTGCCGACCGACCGCGACCTGGGCGTGATGCTCAACCTGCTCGGTCGTTCCGCCACCGGGCAGCAGCTCACCGTCTACACGGAGTTCGTCTCCGGCCCCCGTAGTGCCGAACAGCCCGAAGGCCCGGAAGAGATGCACGTCATCCTCTTCAACAACAACCGGACCGAGGTGCTGGCGTCGGACTGCCGCGAGATTTTGCGCTGTATCCGTTGCGGCGCGTGCATGAACGTGTGCCCCGTCTACCGCCAGTCGTCGGGCCACGCCTACCGCTCGGTTTACCCCGGCCCTCTCGGCGCAGTGCTCAGCCCTCTGCTGGCGGGCAAGGCTCGCTTCCCGGAGTTGGCCGACCTGCCGAAAGCGTCCAGCCTTTGCGGCGCTTGTCAGGAGGTTTGCCCGGTCGACATCCCCATCCCCGACCTGCTCTTGCGCCTGCGCAACCGGGCCAAGCTGGAGAAGGCGGGCAAGGCCGCTATCGGCACGCCCGACATGACGCTTTGGGCCACCTTGGCCACCCACCCGACCGCCTGGCGCACCGCCATGAAGTCGGCCAATCTGCTCAACGGGCTGCCCTACGACGTCTTGCCGCTGGCCCCGCTACGCGCCTGGAGCAAGCAGCGCACGCTGCCGCGTTGGGAAGGCGGCAAGTTCCGCGCCTGGATGAAAGACCGCAAGCAAGGAGACAAGTCGTGA
- a CDS encoding LUD domain-containing protein, producing the protein MSDDRSRIFSAIREALGPLQAAGKATAYPEYSVDVLSALPRLKGEDQWTVFARNLKNVNGRAMSDVAELAAYLQSENAAEGYCDPTLIATIAPALSGVTLHGSFERAELERYTFGITRASGIIVESGTVILKDRETSNRLGALAPWVHIAVIFGDTPVYHTISEAIAALGDDPNTIFVTGPSKTADVEGILIEGVHGPGQQICLRLS; encoded by the coding sequence GTGAGCGACGATCGCAGCCGTATTTTTTCCGCCATTCGCGAAGCCCTCGGGCCGCTGCAAGCCGCTGGCAAAGCCACCGCCTACCCCGAGTATTCGGTGGACGTCCTCAGCGCCCTGCCCCGCCTCAAGGGCGAGGACCAATGGACGGTCTTCGCCCGCAACCTCAAGAACGTCAATGGGCGTGCGATGAGCGACGTGGCCGAACTGGCAGCCTACCTGCAGAGCGAAAACGCCGCCGAGGGCTATTGCGACCCCACGCTGATCGCGACCATCGCCCCTGCGCTGAGCGGCGTTACCCTGCACGGCAGCTTTGAACGCGCCGAACTGGAGCGCTATACGTTTGGGATCACCCGCGCGAGCGGCATCATCGTCGAGAGCGGCACCGTGATCCTGAAGGATCGCGAGACCTCAAACCGCCTTGGCGCGCTGGCCCCGTGGGTCCACATCGCTGTCATCTTTGGCGATACGCCGGTCTACCACACGATCAGCGAAGCGATTGCTGCACTGGGCGACGACCCGAACACGATTTTTGTCACCGGCCCCTCCAAGACGGCCGACGTCGAAGGGATCCTGATCGAAGGCGTGCACGGCCCCGGTCAACAGATCTGCCTGCGCCTGAGCTAA
- a CDS encoding (Fe-S)-binding protein, with product MSTCLCDAFFDDVAKATVEVLEYLGCTVDFPESQTCCGQPAFNGGDWKSARTVVRHQMKAFEGDAPVIVPSGSCAAMAFHGSLLAFEKEQDLPEVEALAKRTWEVCDFIVNGLGVKQIKGNYAARIAIHNSCHTRGTGTGDAAATLLGSIEGVELVTYGEPEQCCGFGGTFAVAFPHISGAMGRVKIENLLELKPDMVVSADMSCLMHQRGLANKANIPYTAQHVIQVIRDALRNGGELA from the coding sequence ATGTCCACGTGCCTTTGCGACGCGTTTTTTGACGATGTCGCGAAGGCCACGGTCGAAGTGCTGGAATACCTGGGCTGCACCGTGGATTTCCCGGAAAGCCAGACCTGTTGCGGCCAGCCGGCCTTCAACGGGGGCGACTGGAAATCCGCCCGCACGGTCGTCCGCCACCAAATGAAGGCCTTCGAGGGCGACGCCCCGGTGATCGTGCCCTCCGGCTCCTGCGCAGCCATGGCTTTCCATGGCAGCCTGCTCGCGTTTGAAAAGGAGCAGGATCTGCCGGAAGTCGAAGCCTTGGCCAAGCGCACCTGGGAGGTCTGCGACTTCATCGTCAACGGCCTCGGGGTGAAGCAGATCAAGGGCAACTACGCCGCGCGCATCGCCATCCACAACTCGTGCCACACCCGCGGCACGGGCACGGGAGACGCTGCCGCGACACTGCTTGGCTCGATCGAGGGTGTCGAGCTGGTGACCTACGGAGAGCCTGAGCAATGCTGCGGCTTTGGTGGCACTTTCGCGGTCGCCTTCCCTCATATTTCGGGCGCGATGGGCCGCGTAAAGATCGAAAACCTGCTGGAGCTGAAGCCCGACATGGTGGTCTCGGCCGACATGAGCTGCCTGATGCACCAGCGTGGTTTGGCCAACAAGGCAAACATTCCTTACACCGCGCAGCACGTGATCCAGGTGATCCGAGATGCTCTGCGCAACGGAGGTGAGTTGGCATGA
- a CDS encoding rhamnulokinase family protein, with translation MSTPPPSTARQVFIAIDCGASSSRVMAVIWQDAGLSIHEVHRFPTPFYERNGGLHWDLQVMRDEFLTGLREAGNRYGQDVRSIGADTWGVDYVLLDAAGEPMDDPFQYRDSRTDGIIPWMDERVSAWERFARTGIQNQFFNTANQLCADLHLGNRLVAKADCLLYMPDWINYLLCGVKRNELTEASTAQLLDQDRKYHQGLLEEYGIPAGVFAPLVEPGTVLAPLKDDLQQDLGISPQVVTVASHDTGSAYVAAPCMDERTAFLSSGTWSLFGVEANKLEVSETAYKYGLTNEAGVEGTTRLLRNIVGLWMIQECVREWRAQGETVDFGELDKASAREPGWRILLNPDHGPFLVPGDMPEKIRNFCRRTGQPIPNTKGAIVRAIQDTLALTYRRTLVALRELTGLQLERINIVGGGAQSRLLNQLTADATECEVLAGPIEATALGNAIMQMKALGLIENMAEGRKLIQASFPLETYSPRPVPDREALLSRFEDVCQPLA, from the coding sequence ATGTCCACTCCCCCCCCCTCAACCGCGCGGCAGGTCTTCATCGCCATCGACTGCGGCGCTTCCAGTTCCCGCGTCATGGCCGTTATTTGGCAAGACGCGGGGTTGAGTATCCACGAAGTCCACCGTTTCCCCACGCCCTTCTACGAGCGTAACGGTGGGCTCCATTGGGACCTGCAGGTCATGCGCGACGAGTTCCTGACGGGCCTCCGGGAGGCCGGGAACCGCTACGGCCAGGATGTGCGCTCGATTGGCGCCGACACCTGGGGCGTGGACTACGTGTTGCTCGATGCGGCGGGCGAGCCGATGGACGATCCCTTCCAGTACCGCGACAGCCGGACGGACGGGATTATCCCCTGGATGGACGAACGCGTCTCCGCCTGGGAGCGCTTCGCCCGCACCGGCATCCAGAACCAGTTCTTCAACACGGCCAACCAGCTGTGTGCGGACTTGCACCTGGGCAATCGGCTGGTCGCCAAGGCCGATTGCCTGCTCTACATGCCGGACTGGATCAACTACCTCCTGTGCGGCGTGAAGCGCAATGAGCTGACGGAGGCCAGTACGGCCCAGTTGCTCGACCAGGATCGCAAGTATCATCAGGGCTTGCTGGAAGAATACGGCATCCCCGCCGGCGTTTTTGCCCCGCTGGTCGAGCCCGGCACCGTGCTGGCGCCGCTGAAGGACGACCTGCAGCAAGACCTCGGCATCTCCCCGCAAGTTGTGACCGTCGCCTCGCACGACACCGGCTCGGCCTATGTCGCCGCGCCGTGTATGGACGAGCGCACGGCGTTCCTCAGCTCCGGCACCTGGTCGCTCTTCGGCGTCGAAGCGAACAAGCTGGAAGTCTCGGAAACGGCCTACAAGTATGGCTTGACCAACGAGGCGGGCGTCGAAGGTACCACCCGCCTGCTGCGCAACATCGTGGGCCTCTGGATGATCCAGGAGTGTGTGCGTGAATGGCGTGCGCAGGGCGAAACGGTCGATTTCGGCGAGCTGGACAAGGCTTCCGCCCGCGAGCCGGGCTGGCGCATCCTGCTCAACCCCGACCACGGGCCCTTCCTCGTGCCGGGCGACATGCCGGAGAAGATCCGCAATTTCTGCCGCCGTACCGGCCAGCCGATCCCGAACACCAAGGGCGCCATCGTCCGCGCGATTCAGGACACGCTGGCCCTCACCTACCGCCGCACGCTGGTGGCGCTGCGCGAGTTGACCGGTCTACAACTCGAGCGCATCAACATCGTGGGCGGGGGCGCGCAAAGCCGTTTGCTGAACCAGCTGACGGCCGACGCGACCGAGTGTGAAGTGCTGGCCGGCCCGATTGAGGCAACGGCCTTGGGCAATGCCATCATGCAGATGAAAGCCTTGGGCTTGATTGAGAATATGGCCGAGGGGCGTAAGCTGATTCAGGCTTCCTTCCCCCTCGAAACCTATTCGCCCCGCCCGGTGCCGGACCGCGAAGCGCTACTGAGCCGCTTCGAAGATGTCTGCCAGCCGCTGGCCTAG
- a CDS encoding bifunctional rhamnulose-1-phosphate aldolase/short-chain dehydrogenase, producing MIQDFNGQYRHVNYLWDDTVAAKLDLVDLLVYRSNLLGSDQRITNTGGGNTSSKITEKDPLTGQETEVLWVKGSGGDLRTSKRGNFSSLYMDKLEGLKNIYGAEANRGVKTPIEDAMVDLYRHCTFNLNPRASSIDTPLHAFIPAKHVDHMHPNSVIALAAAANSEALTKEIFGDSVVWTPWMRPGFELGLTLERVARENPQAKGIIMGQHGLINWANDPKECYTLTLNIIEQAARFIEEKAKTKVSFGGAKVQSLPAEQRDDLLVSVLPWLRGQTAFQGKPMIATVQYDENVMDYANSADAPRLSELGTSCPDHFLRTKIKPLYVDFDPAKDDAAALQDKLAKGLEAYRADYAKYYETCRHANSPAMRNPNPTVIIIPGVGMIGWGKNKSESRVTAEFYNCAIHVMRGAEAMDKYIALPQQEAFDIEYWLLEEAKLQRMPAEQEYARKVAVIIGAGGGIGKETAIRLAKETAHVVCVDLKAELAQETAKEIEASVGMGIGVAGSDISNCGPVIGLACDITKRDTVQTMLKQTILAYGGVDSVAVTAGIFPSPDKQGMVPDAMWDVTFRINVAGAYFVANEAAKVWKQQSLSGGAFVLTTSANAVVSKKGSLAYDTSKAAANHLVRGLAVELAGLARVNGVAPATVVAGSSMFPRDRVISSLVKYDIPHSEDEDTESLRDKLAMFYAQRTLTKSPITPADQAKAIIALLGELLPKTTGQVIAVDGGLTEAFLR from the coding sequence ATGATTCAGGATTTTAACGGTCAATACCGCCATGTGAACTACCTTTGGGACGACACCGTCGCAGCCAAGCTCGACCTGGTGGACTTGCTCGTGTACCGTTCCAATCTGCTCGGTTCCGATCAGCGGATTACCAACACCGGCGGCGGCAACACGTCGTCGAAGATCACGGAGAAGGACCCTCTCACCGGTCAGGAAACCGAAGTGCTCTGGGTCAAGGGCTCGGGCGGCGACCTCCGCACCAGCAAGCGCGGCAACTTCTCCTCCCTCTACATGGACAAGCTGGAGGGCCTGAAGAATATTTACGGTGCCGAGGCCAATCGTGGCGTGAAGACCCCGATCGAAGATGCGATGGTGGACCTCTACCGCCACTGCACCTTCAACCTCAACCCGCGCGCTTCCTCGATCGACACGCCGCTGCACGCCTTCATCCCGGCCAAGCATGTCGACCACATGCACCCGAATTCGGTGATCGCGCTGGCCGCTGCCGCCAACTCCGAGGCGCTGACGAAGGAAATTTTTGGCGATTCCGTGGTATGGACGCCGTGGATGCGCCCGGGCTTCGAGCTGGGCCTGACGCTGGAGCGCGTGGCCCGCGAAAACCCGCAGGCCAAGGGCATCATCATGGGGCAGCACGGCCTGATCAACTGGGCCAACGACCCGAAGGAGTGCTACACCCTCACGCTCAACATCATCGAGCAGGCCGCCCGCTTCATCGAAGAAAAGGCAAAGACCAAGGTCTCCTTTGGCGGCGCCAAGGTGCAGAGCCTGCCGGCCGAACAGCGTGACGACCTCCTCGTGAGCGTGCTGCCGTGGCTGCGTGGCCAGACGGCCTTCCAGGGCAAGCCCATGATCGCGACCGTCCAGTATGACGAGAACGTGATGGACTACGCGAACAGCGCCGACGCGCCCCGCCTGTCCGAGCTCGGCACCTCCTGCCCCGACCACTTCCTGCGCACCAAGATCAAGCCGCTGTATGTGGACTTCGATCCGGCCAAGGACGACGCAGCCGCCCTGCAAGACAAGCTGGCCAAGGGCCTCGAAGCCTACCGCGCCGACTACGCGAAGTATTACGAGACCTGCCGCCACGCCAATTCCCCGGCGATGCGCAACCCCAACCCGACCGTCATCATCATCCCCGGCGTGGGCATGATCGGCTGGGGCAAGAACAAGAGCGAATCGCGCGTCACGGCTGAGTTCTACAACTGCGCCATCCACGTGATGCGCGGCGCGGAGGCGATGGACAAGTATATCGCCCTGCCCCAGCAGGAAGCTTTCGACATCGAATACTGGCTGCTCGAAGAGGCCAAGCTGCAGCGTATGCCCGCCGAGCAGGAGTATGCCCGCAAGGTGGCCGTGATCATCGGCGCCGGCGGCGGCATCGGCAAGGAAACCGCCATCCGCCTGGCCAAAGAGACCGCCCACGTGGTGTGTGTCGACTTGAAGGCTGAGCTGGCCCAGGAAACCGCCAAGGAGATCGAAGCCTCCGTGGGGATGGGCATCGGCGTGGCGGGCTCCGACATCAGCAACTGCGGCCCCGTAATCGGCCTGGCTTGCGACATTACCAAGCGCGACACCGTGCAGACGATGCTGAAGCAGACGATCCTCGCCTACGGTGGCGTGGACTCCGTCGCGGTGACCGCCGGCATCTTCCCCTCGCCCGACAAGCAGGGCATGGTGCCCGATGCGATGTGGGATGTGACCTTCCGCATCAACGTGGCCGGCGCTTACTTCGTGGCCAATGAAGCCGCCAAGGTCTGGAAGCAGCAGTCCCTCTCCGGCGGTGCTTTCGTGCTGACCACCAGCGCCAACGCCGTAGTCTCCAAGAAGGGCAGCCTGGCCTACGACACCAGCAAGGCCGCCGCCAACCACCTCGTGCGCGGCTTGGCAGTGGAGCTTGCTGGCCTGGCCCGCGTCAACGGCGTGGCCCCGGCGACCGTTGTGGCCGGCAGCTCGATGTTCCCGCGCGACCGCGTCATTTCTTCCCTCGTCAAATACGATATCCCGCACTCGGAAGATGAGGACACCGAGTCTCTGCGTGACAAGCTGGCGATGTTCTACGCCCAGCGCACGCTGACCAAGTCCCCCATCACTCCGGCCGACCAGGCCAAGGCCATCATCGCCCTGCTGGGCGAGCTCCTGCCCAAGACCACGGGCCAGGTGATTGCCGTGGACGGAGGCCTGACCGAGGCATTCCTGCGTTAG
- a CDS encoding L-rhamnose isomerase, with product MTALYDYARETYAKLGVDTEAALNALAGVAISLHCWQGDDVVGFESSGEELGGGLAVTGNYPGKARTIDELRQDLDVALKLIPGTHRLNLHAIYGDFGGQKVDRDQVEVSHFQSWIDWAAERKMGLDFNPTCFAHPKASDGLTLSHPDAGIRNFWIEHCQRSREIGAAMGRQLGSTTVTNVWIPDGLKDMPASRLSYRARLEESLDAVFAKELPASEHLDAVECKLFGIGSESFVVGSHEFYMGYAIKKQKTLCLDAGHFHPTESIADKVSSVLLSVPHLLLHVSRGVRWDSDHVVLLDDQTQAIMQELVRCNALPKTHIGLDFFDASINRIAAWVIGTRAAQKALLQALLEPAKALVEAEQAGNYTARLALFEQAKTLPWAIVWDEFCRRQSTPVEADWLPQVQDYERKVLNQR from the coding sequence ATGACTGCTCTCTACGATTATGCCCGCGAGACCTACGCCAAGCTCGGCGTAGACACCGAGGCCGCGCTGAACGCCCTGGCGGGCGTCGCCATTTCCCTGCATTGCTGGCAGGGTGACGACGTGGTCGGCTTCGAAAGCTCTGGGGAAGAGCTGGGCGGCGGCCTCGCCGTGACCGGCAATTACCCGGGCAAGGCTCGCACGATCGACGAACTGCGGCAGGACCTCGACGTGGCCCTGAAGCTGATCCCGGGCACCCACCGCCTGAACCTGCACGCCATTTACGGCGACTTCGGCGGCCAGAAGGTCGACCGCGACCAGGTCGAAGTCAGCCACTTCCAGAGCTGGATCGACTGGGCGGCAGAGCGCAAGATGGGCCTCGACTTCAACCCCACCTGCTTTGCCCACCCGAAGGCGTCCGACGGGCTCACCCTGAGCCATCCCGATGCCGGGATCCGCAATTTCTGGATCGAGCACTGCCAGCGCAGCCGCGAAATCGGGGCCGCCATGGGCCGCCAACTGGGCTCTACCACCGTTACCAACGTGTGGATCCCCGACGGCCTCAAGGACATGCCGGCCAGCCGCCTGAGCTACCGCGCCCGTCTCGAAGAGAGCCTCGATGCGGTCTTCGCCAAGGAACTGCCCGCCTCCGAGCACCTCGACGCGGTAGAGTGCAAGCTGTTCGGCATCGGCTCGGAAAGCTTCGTCGTCGGCTCGCACGAGTTTTACATGGGCTACGCGATCAAGAAGCAAAAGACGCTTTGCCTCGACGCCGGCCACTTCCACCCGACGGAGAGCATCGCCGACAAGGTATCTTCGGTGCTTCTCTCCGTGCCGCACCTCTTGCTCCACGTGAGCCGCGGTGTGCGTTGGGACAGCGACCACGTGGTGCTGCTCGACGACCAGACGCAGGCCATCATGCAAGAGCTGGTGCGCTGCAACGCCCTGCCGAAGACCCACATCGGCCTCGATTTCTTCGACGCGAGCATCAACCGCATCGCCGCTTGGGTGATCGGTACCCGCGCCGCCCAAAAGGCACTGCTGCAAGCCCTGCTGGAGCCCGCCAAGGCTCTCGTCGAAGCCGAGCAAGCCGGCAATTACACCGCCCGCCTCGCCCTCTTCGAGCAAGCCAAGACGCTGCCGTGGGCCATCGTGTGGGACGAGTTCTGCCGCCGTCAAAGCACGCCGGTGGAAGCCGATTGGCTGCCCCAGGTGCAGGACTACGAGCGCAAGGTGTTGAACCAGCGCTAG